CTAAGGAGTTCAACATTGTTATGTAATTGAACTTGATGAAGTTGTTAACCAAAATTCATTTGGCGTGGTATTATCAAATGTTTTAAgcagagtggaagcagggagacactGGATATAACACTACTTGTCCCTACGCGAATGTGCCATAAAGCACCTTAAGGTATGactcattttataagaaatgtgATTCGAAATTGAGAAACAAGTGACAAATAAATACAGCTTGACACTAAAACATCTTAGAAATCAACTAGGGATGCAAGAAATAAACTGTATATATCACGGGGCCTCTTTCTCAAGCACACACCTAGAAATATAGAACAGTTACCATGTatggaaagaagaaattttttggaggaagggagaaagggggcAGTAAACTTAACAGCTGTCAATCAGAGCTGGTTTTGAGAAATCCTAAAATAGACACATGACTTGTAAGGCAAAAAGCAGTGCCACTCTGACTTGCTGACCTAGCTTTTCTCAACCacagtatttacaaaaatattgatttaaagcCTTGTGTTAAGAAGCACAGTGATCATAACCTCATCTGTTGATCTTTTTCCTTACCTAAGACAGGAGGGacgatactttttaaaattaaattcaagtaCAGTAATTATAGAGTAGGCAGTGAAActagaagaggaaacaaaaaagctAAATACAAAATCCTCTTaatatgaaaaagaagtaaaaagaaaaagtagtagTTTCAGGGAAGTAGCAGAATCAAGAACTCTAAATgacttatttgcatttttctgctcTTTTACTCTAAATTTCATAACTTTAAAGGAATAATCTTCAGCCTTAGAGTTTGTAAACACAACATGCAAATGGTCTATTggagtttacattttattaattttttttttttttctgaatggaaCGCAGTCATTGTTTTAATTCTGGTCAGCGTCCATATTTGGGCCCTTCCAGCCCTGCTGGAAGTGCCATGgtgagtatattttatttatttttttatttaaaaaaaaaattttaatgtttatttatttttgagaggcagatagagacagagtatgagcagggaagggcagagagagagagagagggagacacagaacctgtagcagactccaggctctgttctgtcagcacagagcccgaagcggggctcaaactcagaaccactggattatgacctgagccgaagttggacacttaaccaactgagccactaggtgcccctatttttatttttttattaaaagaattttttttaatgtttatcttataatttttgagagagaaagagacaaagtgtgaacagagggtgggcagagagagggagacagaatcggaagcaggctccaggctctgagctgtcagcacagggcccaacacaggggtcaaactcatgagccatgatatcatgacctaagcccaagtcagacgtttaactgacctagccaccccagcaccccattattttttaatttataaaactatcaaatttattaaaagagaaatcttACCTGGTTTTTTTGAGTAAAAGTAGCTTAAAGGACAGTGcatataaaatgaggaaagagcAATCTATATCCTTTGACACTTTTTTCTGATTGGGTAAGCAGGTAATTTTACTGGTTAGAAACGCCCATTCTTATAGCACAGGTgtctctcatatattttttttctaattaagagcttacatatttttctgtattctcttaGGAACTACTAAAACCctgaattttttctaaattttatcatttccataatttttttctctaagattttttccattttattttcatatatgccTTATATTATtcttgcaaaaatattttcacatgcaGACTACTAACAAAAAATAACAGGTAGAAGCATTTTATTAAGTTTGTGctgctatatttaaaaataatgtaatgttCATTGCTATGTACCAGTAACTTCCATGACTGTTATTGATAGCTTTTGGTTGATCAtcccctatatattttttttccttttttgttctgttctgtcctttcctctcttccttcttttcttttagtaagataaatacagttatatataccacatgtctGACTTAGAGGACTAGTATTAATGGATTCTGTCAGGACGATACATGTATAATCAGATTAGTCATCGTTTAAATATATTGAACAGGTTGACAATTTTACTAGATCTTCTGCTTAATCAGTTTTACCtacttttcataatattttacGTTTACTTCATTAATTTTACAAAGCTAAAGATAGTACTTTGGGGTTGAGTCAGGGGTAGGGAGGCGGTCATGGAGGCCTTCTAACACAACAAGGATCAGGGTTCTTTAGGAAACCGGGTATGGTTCATTACAATGGTCAATTACAAAAACTTGATTAACTATTTTCCCctgttacttattatttttatttgtgcgGTTCAGTGAAAACCCCAGCTCTGTAAATGTGTCATGTATGCTCTTTTTGTTAATCTACATGTTCCAATGGTTTGAAGACTTCAGTGCATCTAAGACTTACCTGAGATCTTGTTGAAAATATTCTTGCTACCACCTCTCTCTGCCATGAGATTCTGGCATCAGCGTCTTTTCCGTAATTTACTTTGCAATGATTCAGTTATTTTACAACTTGAGTCCCTTAAAACTAAGGAATGTAATTCAGTAAATTGTATCCACCTGTCACCAGGTATTTTGGAACTTACTTTGTATTCAGTTTCTTGAAAGAATAGAAAGCACATTTGGAGTTTCCTAGGTTTTGTGGCCCGGCCTGAACAAAACAACTAATTATAACCTAGTTTCTATAGAGTTGCAAACAATTTGCAGTGTGGAGTACTGGCTGTTCACAAATTGGGACTAGCCTATATTGTTTTGAGAGATGCCTGTTCCCACTTGAGGTCCTCATGACAGGTGCTCACTCAATTCCGTTGAATGCTTATTGACCTTAGAGGAGGGTTAAAACGCTGTGTTCTAAATGTAGTTACATCTTTTCAACTTGCCCATGTCTGTTTCAGACTCaccatttcattattattatttgctttgaGACTGTCGTGCAAGAGGAAGGTAACTACTGGTGGTTGCGTTGGATTGCAGGGCGAGGCCGGCTGGTTCCTGCAGTGCCCAGGCCTGCACGGAAGCGCCCAGCAGAACCCAGCTGAGGCTACATGCTTTTCCCCCCCGCTCTGCCAGAGGGCTGAGCAGCAAAGCGCTCCCCAGGGGCATTGTGTGTGAGCTGGCCGCGGATCGCAGGCCCAGGGGGCAGCTCCACCGCAGGAGACAAGACACGCCTCAGGCCGGGCAAATTCCCGGCCCCCTCTGGCCCCAAGCCAGCAGCCGCCGCCCGCCACCTCCTCTCCAACTCCGCTGTGGCCCCGGCCGCCCCGCCGGGCCCCGAACTAGCCCGCGCCGCGGCGCCGGCCCCTCGGCCCCCGGCGCAGGCGGCGCGGCTGGGACAGGACCGATGTGGCGCATGCGTGGTGGCGCCACCCGGCGCGGGAGCTGCGGCGGCGGGGACGGCGGCGGGGACAGCCGCGGGCAGGGCCGCCCGGGCCGGGCTCGTGGGGGTAGCGGCATCGGAGGCGGCGTGGGCTGGCGAGGCCGTGCGGGCGGCGCCCGACAGCAGCTGGAGGAGCGGTTCGCAGACCTGGCGGCGAGCCACCTGGAGGCCATCCGCGCGCGGGACGAGCGGGACCGGCAGAACGCGCGGCTGCGCGAGGAGAACGCCCGGCTGCGGCTTGAAAACAGGCGGCTGAAGCGCGAGAACCGCAGCCTCTTCCGTCAGGCCTTGCGGCTTCCCGGCGAGGGCGGCGACGGGGCGGGCGCGGAGGCGGCCGGGGCCACCCCGGGCCCCGAGGAGGCCGGCACGAACCGGAGGGCGAGAGGCGGCGGCCTCGAGGACGAGCCTGGCAGCCCCAGGGCCCTGAGAGCCCGGCTCGAGAAGCTGGAGGCCATGTACCGCCGGGCCCTGCTGCAGCTGCACCTCGAGCAGCGGGGGCCGCGGCCGCGTGGCGACAAGGACGAGCCGCCTTTGCGCGCACTGGAGTCGGGCCTGCGAGCCCCGGACCCGGATCCCCCAGAGCCCTGGCTGTAGCCGGAGGCCGCGGCCGGCGAGAGGCGGAGCCTTGCGCGGCCCCTCCTTCTTCGCCCGCGGCTCACCCGCTTAGCAACGCCCGGGGCCCTGCGCCGCGGGACTGGACCGCTGCGCCCGCTGCCTGCCGCCTGCCGCCCCACGCTGCCCAGTTGGACTTGGCGTCCATCCGCCAAGGTTGAGAGGGTGCGTGGCCCCCTGGAGCCTCCCCAACCCTGCAGAGCACCTGCTTCCTGCGCCTGGTGGTTTCCATGGGTTGAGGCCTAGAAACGGAGGGGCGGGTTTTACAACAAGAAACGGGTGCCAGTCAACACTTCCCAATGCCTGAACTTTTCAAGGGCTGTGAGGATCtcttctgttttgggtttttctctttcctgttcctttttttttttttttttttttggttctttgagGAATGAATAATGCGTTTAGAGTTGGTTGAATTTGTTGTTCATATATAAGTCCCCTAAAACCTCCAGCCATTATCATTTATGTGGCCAACACTTGATTTCATAAGTCGGTATTACTTGGATATCCTATAAAGTAccacctttttatttaaaaagtgatatttatTACTTAGGAACTCTATGCCCCTGCTCTAGTCCTTAAACATCTATTATATACCGATATGTTTACCCCCagggaatttttaaagtatatgccTATAAGTGATCCTTTAAATTGGTAAATAAGTCTGGTCCATTAAAATTACCGAGAAACATCCCACAACTATTATTTGAAGTGTTAGATTTTTACACGTTTAAGAAACATACATGATCTGTATAAATTTTACGTTTTACTATTTGTTGTAAGCTATCGTTTTCGCTTTATGTAAGTGATCGTTTCAAATAAAGATTAGataatctaatttttattacattttaggCATTAGAGCATAGTCGGTGAAGAGCGACTTTGCCttcttcatttaataattttaagaagttGTAAGTTATTTGTGTATCAGAAGGCTCCAAAGCGATTTAGTCTCAATTGTGGTttcattagcaaaaaaaaaaaaaaggctgattttAACAACGAAAGTTCTAATTTcactattttgcattttattgggTAGGCACTTGCTGACTAAGTAGTGAAGAGGGTACCATTGTACCACAGAAAAATCATAGGTATAATACAGTGTTTAAGTGATGGAAAACAtcagttgaaggaaaaaaaatgggaagttttTGTTAGAGCTAGAGATTAAGTCATAAGGTAGAGTTGTTTTATTTGTGAGATATCCtaaaagtttcaaatatattacatatgttgCCAAAAAAGGTACCAAGAAAAGTAGTTTTTTGATTTTTCTATTCCTGGGTTTTGAAGACTTTTTGTGCAGTTTGGTTAAAGGTAGTTGATATTTGGTTGTGAGTATTAAAATCTTCCCGTAGAGCCGAAAAACGAGAAGAATCTTGCTGAGAATAGGTAGGTACATGAAAAGTATCTCTTGtcacttttactttattttctaatagtgaaagaaagaaaatagttttagGAGTCAGGAGGTATTGAAGAATAGGAAAAAAGCCTATTATCCCTATTGCTACTTAACTGTGACTTTGGGTTTAGATTAGttaatctctctaagccttagttttctcatcattAAAACGAACATAACATCTacctcaaaatataaaacatttattgagatgtTATATGTAAAATGCCTGCTTCAAAATAAGTGGTCTATCAATGAGAATTATAATCTAAAATGTGAAAGTTGTAAATGCATATTGTACTGACACTTTGCCTCCTGTATTTTGCTCCTATATGATTTTATATTAGCagagaaatatattctttcaCTGAGTTGACAGTTTTCACTCCTTGTAAATAAATAGAGGAGATAAAGCCCTATATACTAAGGGAATAATGCATCAAAACTATTTTCCACTTGTAGCAAAATTAGGAATATTCAACAACCAAGCAAAATGTTTAGCTTACTTACGTAGTTTTTAAGCACCTTTTGTCTTAAAATCATGTACGATGTAAgtgtggtgaaaaaaaaatgtgtaaaataatgaGGCACATGTACACAAAAGTGAGGACAACTTTGAGCATAATTCCTGAAAACATTCTGAAACCAAAATGCCCCAGAAGATGGGTTAAGGCTAATACATATTTcaactttgttgaaattctctGCTGATAACTAATAAAGCATCATGTAACAGTATAAAAGATGTTTTGTAATATCAAAATATGTGCCTACCCAAGAAATGGGTAAAGTTGATTTTAGAAAAGTTTGATCTAGGATCTATTTCAatctaaaataaactaaaacttcAGATTATCATAccttgatgttttattttcataatttgctGTGCAATGAAGAGGGCTTATAATTTATAGAAATGAGCAACAAAAATATGTCACATTAGCAAACAAATTTAGTAAGAAGGATAGgcgttttttttaaataattttttaagtttatttatttacttagagtatacgagcaggggagggacagagagggacagaaaggatcccaagcaggatccatgctgtcagcacagagctagatgtggggctcaatcccactaactctgagatcgtaacctgaggcaaaatcaagagtccgacgcttcaccaactgaaccacgccGGTGCCACAAGATAGACATTTTTTAACACCATTTTTTATGGCTGCTATTCACAAAACTATACTTTATCGTTTTCTCTGTAAAAAATTAGGATTGAAGTCAAAGTAATATGGAATGAGTACTTCATGGAACAATCTGTCCTTGCTAAGCTTCTTGaacacatttataatatttataactgaataatactggaaaacatgttttttcttACTTAGTCTTTGACATACGTTTGCCAATTCATGAGTATTGCCATGATGAAACTAATaccaaatttttaataaatggcattATCAGTATGTTCTAAATATTAGCATGATTTTGATTCCAGTGCCAAACTACTGTTCGCTATTTTGCTAAAGGGAACAGATTTTCACTGAGAATTTGTCACAAAATGTTCGTGAATGAATGACACAATTTATTAATCTTTCTGTTTAGCAATTAATCAATTACAAAGTCTGATTTTTCTACTATGTACTTGCTTTTTTGATATATATCTGATCTGATATAGAcagtatatgaatatatttatgcaCTGGAGTTAATGGACCCAGGAAGACACTTAGGTAAGAAACATGTCTCACTGTGTAAGAATTAGTCATGCTCCCATTTCACATTTTAAGCTTAAACTAAGGCTATCATCTCTCAATGATCAGAATTAAACTACGTTGTCTATAGTATTTAGCAGATTTGCCTATTATAAAATTCATGTTCGGAATCTACTTGTCTGTATAATCTTTGCTTATTTCATCATAACTTATTAGTAAGAAAGTCCTTTTGCATACCCAAACTCTCAGACATCTGTCACGCTTTAGAGAAAATTTGAGAAGATAACAGAAAGTTTGTTGGTGCTAGCTTCTTGTTTGAATGATAAACATTCTACTGTAAAAACTGAGCTCTTTGAAGGAAGAACTTGAACAACAATCTGTCTCCTGTTTCATCCTGGGACTGATAAAAGTTCCTTTTGGGCTTTCATTTTCCAGGTCTCCtcaccttatttttaattttgaaattttaaacataGAAACTATTGTCTTTTACAGCCAATGGATTTGCCTTTAGTTATGGCGAAGACTGTTGCTAAGGACCTAGAAATCCAGAAATCCATTGACTATTAAAAACAAtggaggatttctttttctctgttgtgtAATATTTCTGAATCAGTCTGTCAGGAAGCACTGCTCCACATGCTCATTCAGAACCTGTTCTCATGTTCCTTTACCTTACCCTAGGTCACTGATTCATTAGCATGGTAGATATAGGTTACTTCCAGATGCATGTTCAGCatatgggaaagagaaagagaacttgGAAGAGCTCTGCCCAGatctaaaaataacataaaacccCCTTGACACATTCTATTGGTAAAACATCGTCATATAACCAAGTTAACTTCAAAGGGAGCTGAGAAATACATTCACACTGGAGAATCTTTTGCCCAGCTA
This DNA window, taken from Acinonyx jubatus isolate Ajub_Pintada_27869175 chromosome D4, VMU_Ajub_asm_v1.0, whole genome shotgun sequence, encodes the following:
- the TUSC1 gene encoding tumor suppressor candidate gene 1 protein, encoding MWRMRGGATRRGSCGGGDGGGDSRGQGRPGRARGGSGIGGGVGWRGRAGGARQQLEERFADLAASHLEAIRARDERDRQNARLREENARLRLENRRLKRENRSLFRQALRLPGEGGDGAGAEAAGATPGPEEAGTNRRARGGGLEDEPGSPRALRARLEKLEAMYRRALLQLHLEQRGPRPRGDKDEPPLRALESGLRAPDPDPPEPWL